In bacterium, the genomic stretch ATGTAAAAAGCATTACCCTCGATCCGCGCAATATGATTTTGAAGTCAGTCGGATATCGGACCGTCGGCATATCCCCGCTCACTTCCGCAGCCCGGGAAATCAGTATTGGTGAAGCATACCCACAGCCATACAATCCCTCACGTGACGGAGTGGTTTCCCTCCCCGTCACCGCATCCGAAGGACAGGCGGTACAGGTCGTCGTGCACGACCTTCTAGGCCGTACGGTCGCGACGCTGTATGACGGATTCCTGTCGGGAGGAACAACGATGCTGCGTTTCGACGGCAGCGGATTGCCCCGCGGCATCTACCTTCTGCTTCTGCGATCCGGAACACAGACCACGGCACGGCGCGTGGTTCTCGAGTAGCGTCTCATCCGAATACGACATATCAAAACGGGCTGCCCCGAATCGCGAGGCAGCCCGTTTTTCGTGTGCGGGAGAGGAGGCAAGGACAATCCCGCACCTATCGCACGATCAGACGTTGCGTCATGGTCCCACCATTGTCTGTTCGTACAACAAGCATGTATATCCCCGGAGGAAGTGTCGCGACAGGGACCTGCATCTGCACGATTCCGTCAACGAGTTGAATTCCGCTCATCACAAAACGGCTCCTCCCGAGCAAATCCCACACACGCAGCACCGCGCGCTCCTCTCTTTCATTACGCAGCTCCAGCTGTAGCGTCCCGTCCTTCTGCTGCACCGGATGTGGATACAATGTGATTGCGGGCGTGTGCGCTGCAGTGACCAGAGACACGCGCAACGCCCTGAATTCCGACCTGTATCCATAGACATCCTCTTCCACGAGACGGTACCAGAGTTTGTTGCGCGTGGAGGCAGTGCCATCGAGCGTATCGATGAACTCGTACCACGCAGCCTCATGCGTCGTCCCGCGTGTGGCAACACTCCCGATTTCCTTCCACGGACCTTCTCTGGAATCGGCACGCTGCACCGCAAAGCGCAGCGACGCGTTTTCACTTTCCACTCGCCATCGAAGCTGCACGCTGCCATCCAATGCTGTGGCAGTGAAGGCGGAAAGGTCAACAGCGGGACGTGGAATGGGTATGCGTCCCTGAAAACGCGCAATGCCATTTTTCGACATCAGAACAAAGAACTCGAAATACGTGCCGGGTTCAGATGGGTTTTCTTCGGGTGAATACTGTTTGAACCGATAGTCTACATCAGAAATACCATTTTCATTATCGATCGATGCCAGGCGATTTCTCCCGAGCTGCGGCGAATCGCCCCAGACCTGGAATTCCTGACCGGGGTGTGTTACGTCCACGATTCTGGCGTGTGTCAGATCATTGTCTCCATCAGGAATGTTCGGTGTGCAACCCGCCCCATCTGTTGCGATAAGATATTTGAGCCCGTACTGTGGAAGCTCGAAATATCCGAGCGCACCCGAGAGTCCAGTCAGGGCTGGAGAAAGCGAGACCACATTGGCCGCGAGTGGAACATACAGCTGAGGCAGCGACTGGTTATCGTACTGAACCTGAAGCGTGTATGCGGTCGAATCGAAATTGCCGTCCATCCACACGCGTCCGGAAAGTTGCCCATTTGCATGCTGCAGCGGTTCGGCCGCCACACCATGCAACGCATGTG encodes the following:
- a CDS encoding T9SS type A sorting domain-containing protein yields the protein MKSMATCFFLLFCILLLPEFQAQGQGNIFWSEEWKHSVPAQPQPAQPFGWMYDSLGFTALAYDEVRDVVYVVSPQFIIDPVLGLLPQPRIYILDADSGGVRMDMGRSAFHGAMGAGGELPLPLDTFTVSAAKPLGFMRNRMCVYRIDVDDEGRIYACNLVNPLWGYCKPVGATTVCDPDYLEQGPLRVWRWDTPSSTPQLIYATSNTSASAIGDAQDSELPATRWADAFSVSGKRGWYDPPGPSPPVQYDSVRIYIGGGNWPGQVTPNNEVVVLVEDRRPAAQRPDRDVQGGGKLSFRLGLRIRAPFAHALHGVAAEPLQHANGQLSGRVWMDGNFDSTAYTLQVQYDNQSLPQLYVPLAANVVSLSPALTGLSGALGYFELPQYGLKYLIATDGAGCTPNIPDGDNDLTHARIVDVTHPGQEFQVWGDSPQLGRNRLASIDNENGISDVDYRFKQYSPEENPSEPGTYFEFFVLMSKNGIARFQGRIPIPRPAVDLSAFTATALDGSVQLRWRVESENASLRFAVQRADSREGPWKEIGSVATRGTTHEAAWYEFIDTLDGTASTRNKLWYRLVEEDVYGYRSEFRALRVSLVTAAHTPAITLYPHPVQQKDGTLQLELRNEREERAVLRVWDLLGRSRFVMSGIQLVDGIVQMQVPVATLPPGIYMLVVRTDNGGTMTQRLIVR